A region from the Desulfitobacterium dehalogenans ATCC 51507 genome encodes:
- a CDS encoding formate dehydrogenase subunit gamma, whose protein sequence is MGHEQVYQRFDIHQRIQHIGMFTSFMILTITGLPIKFEQSKLSQGVVSLFGGFDTMFYVHLLGGALMIVVSIYHLIYLVLVPLGGKKKSWAIMPNWKDFRDLAHNLSYFLGFRKNPARFDRYSYKEKFDYWAVFWGMLIMGGSGLMMWYPQFFTLFLPRWVIDSSRYAHTDEAILAISAIFIWHFYNVHFNNRSFPMSKVWYVGNLTREEMEEDHPVELERIERERDVLDKGQSKE, encoded by the coding sequence GTGGGCCATGAACAAGTTTACCAGCGCTTTGATATTCACCAGCGCATCCAGCATATAGGAATGTTCACCAGTTTTATGATCCTCACTATAACCGGCTTGCCTATAAAATTCGAACAAAGCAAACTATCTCAGGGAGTAGTCTCCTTATTTGGCGGCTTTGACACGATGTTTTATGTCCATCTGCTGGGAGGAGCGCTGATGATCGTGGTAAGCATTTACCACTTGATTTACCTTGTATTAGTACCATTAGGCGGGAAAAAGAAATCCTGGGCTATTATGCCCAACTGGAAAGACTTCAGGGATTTGGCCCATAATCTTTCCTATTTCTTAGGGTTCAGAAAGAACCCCGCCCGCTTTGACCGCTATTCCTATAAAGAAAAATTCGACTACTGGGCAGTATTTTGGGGGATGCTCATCATGGGAGGATCCGGTTTGATGATGTGGTACCCTCAATTCTTCACTTTATTTTTGCCTCGTTGGGTCATTGATTCATCACGTTATGCCCATACGGATGAAGCCATCTTAGCCATTAGTGCTATTTTCATCTGGCATTTTTACAATGTCCATTTTAACAATAGATCCTTCCCCATGAGCAAGGTCTGGTATGTAGGCAATCTCACCCGGGAGGAGATGGAGGAGGATCATCCTGTGGAGCTGGAAAGAATTGAAAGAGAACGGGATGTACTGGATAAGGGTCAATCTAAGGAGTGA
- a CDS encoding cytochrome c3 family protein, with amino-acid sequence MTKKKQWVLNGIIFTLFFSFWLLSDGAVVLAQTNCNQCHANVANDLKSSVHSSLSCTSCHSDVTAYPHPSGVHVDKKKSVELCTTCHTGRVADSYQHSFHGKGVFLGSQRSASCVDCHSAHEVLGQDNPNSQVAKENIPQTCARCHKNPSPGFTEGAEHFQLTAMGPGKPMYYTAKFFVWLTIIAMTLLVIHIEMQLYRELRIILQNRKRR; translated from the coding sequence ATGACAAAGAAAAAGCAATGGGTATTAAATGGAATTATTTTTACTCTTTTCTTTAGTTTTTGGTTGCTTTCCGATGGGGCGGTGGTCCTTGCTCAAACCAATTGCAATCAATGCCATGCCAATGTCGCCAATGATCTAAAAAGCTCCGTCCACAGCTCCTTGAGCTGCACAAGCTGTCACAGCGATGTAACGGCTTACCCTCACCCGTCAGGAGTACATGTGGACAAAAAGAAAAGCGTTGAATTATGCACCACCTGTCATACCGGGCGGGTAGCGGACAGTTATCAGCATAGTTTCCATGGCAAAGGGGTGTTCCTGGGAAGCCAACGGTCCGCCAGCTGTGTGGACTGCCACAGTGCTCATGAAGTTCTGGGTCAGGATAATCCTAATTCTCAAGTGGCCAAGGAGAATATTCCCCAGACCTGTGCCCGATGTCATAAAAATCCTTCCCCAGGCTTTACAGAAGGAGCGGAGCATTTCCAGCTTACGGCCATGGGCCCCGGAAAACCCATGTATTATACGGCTAAGTTTTTTGTTTGGCTGACTATAATTGCGATGACCTTACTGGTGATTCACATTGAAATGCAGTTGTACCGAGAATTACGAATCATCCTACAAAATCGCAAGAGGAGGTAA
- a CDS encoding YhgE/Pip domain-containing protein, which translates to MKGSKGTFFQKVGHTLQHIARHRIHPVFLIFRRDIKTIKNNRAALAIIVLLCLLPSLYAWVNIYACWDPYANTGNLPVAIVNNDEGTVMNGEIINVGEKVMEELKENRSIGWQFVDEWQANYGLNEGQYYAMIEIPRNFSERLTSLATPTPQKPVVTYRVNEKLNAIAAKITNVAKDRLMESIESSFTKTVNEKAMEMIKTGTDNHEISRSVLQDLQSTLQEADGDIAAAKQHIDKAGENAASFQNYLLEAAALSPTLTDQINSLQQITAAGGSLAQKTDRTMQTIANNISSDLSRVQELNRQNQELIGRLKNINDTTLDENTKSLLQQNIVLCSSLHILIQADISSLSDLNATYHLNALTLLIDSLRYADRLVAAQQTAMIQILDGQNSTAKEAAAQALETLSQLSAELNQLAQNLSASYAAQGLPLLQGLGDKVAQSLDNTSGLVGSALAIVPQLDALSVFAAASSGLAAQQSAQMMNRLTDLQEDLDTILAEINSISSEDLDALDNIIQNHSSEIAEFVSSPLDVEQVEIYQGGTFGEGLTPFYTVLAIWVGVLLLCAFLTVHCNDLENHKLNLKQKHFGKMTLFLILSLIQSTIITLGDVFILGVKPADFGLMMFFSILCSITFVVIIFTLVSLFGNVGKAIVVIIMVFQIAGAGGIYPIQTNPRIFGLLHPLWPFTYGINGFREAIAGSNWASVRLNASALLGFILVFLPLAALKKPFHKIGEFLEKKYKEAGI; encoded by the coding sequence ATGAAGGGATCCAAAGGAACATTCTTTCAGAAAGTCGGGCATACCCTGCAGCATATCGCCCGGCATAGAATCCACCCCGTCTTTCTGATTTTTCGCAGGGATATCAAGACAATTAAAAACAACCGGGCCGCACTGGCGATTATTGTGCTCCTGTGCCTGCTGCCCTCTTTATACGCCTGGGTGAATATTTACGCCTGCTGGGACCCCTATGCCAATACCGGAAATCTGCCGGTGGCCATTGTCAACAACGATGAAGGGACGGTAATGAACGGGGAAATTATCAATGTAGGCGAAAAGGTGATGGAGGAGCTCAAGGAAAATCGATCCATCGGCTGGCAGTTCGTGGACGAATGGCAGGCCAACTATGGCCTGAATGAAGGCCAGTACTATGCGATGATTGAAATTCCCCGCAACTTTTCCGAACGCCTGACGAGCCTGGCCACCCCCACTCCCCAAAAGCCCGTGGTCACGTACCGGGTCAATGAAAAGCTCAATGCCATTGCCGCCAAAATCACTAATGTGGCAAAAGATCGCCTGATGGAGAGCATAGAGAGCAGCTTTACCAAAACAGTGAATGAAAAAGCTATGGAAATGATCAAAACAGGGACCGACAATCACGAGATCAGCCGCTCCGTACTCCAGGATCTGCAAAGCACTTTGCAAGAAGCGGACGGGGACATCGCCGCGGCCAAGCAACATATCGACAAAGCAGGGGAAAACGCCGCCAGCTTTCAAAACTATTTATTAGAAGCTGCGGCCCTTTCGCCCACCTTGACCGACCAAATCAACAGCTTACAGCAAATCACTGCCGCAGGCGGGTCCCTGGCCCAAAAGACCGACCGCACCATGCAGACCATCGCTAACAACATCAGCAGCGATTTAAGCCGGGTCCAGGAGCTGAATCGGCAGAATCAGGAGCTGATCGGCAGGCTGAAGAACATCAACGACACGACCCTCGATGAAAACACCAAAAGCCTTCTCCAGCAAAATATCGTGCTCTGTTCTTCACTGCATATCCTGATTCAGGCGGATATCTCCTCCTTAAGCGATCTGAACGCCACCTATCATTTAAACGCCCTGACCCTGCTGATCGATTCCCTGCGTTATGCAGACCGTTTGGTTGCCGCGCAACAAACAGCTATGATACAGATCCTGGATGGGCAAAACAGCACGGCCAAGGAAGCTGCCGCCCAGGCACTGGAGACCCTTTCCCAGCTCAGCGCCGAACTGAATCAGCTCGCCCAGAATCTGTCCGCCTCCTATGCCGCCCAGGGACTGCCCCTCTTACAGGGTCTGGGGGATAAAGTCGCCCAATCCCTGGACAATACCAGCGGGCTGGTGGGTTCCGCTCTGGCTATCGTTCCCCAACTGGACGCCTTGTCCGTCTTTGCCGCAGCGTCCAGCGGACTGGCCGCCCAGCAAAGTGCCCAGATGATGAACCGGCTCACCGATCTCCAGGAGGATCTTGATACCATCCTGGCGGAAATCAACAGCATTTCCTCAGAGGATCTCGACGCCCTGGACAACATCATCCAGAACCATTCCTCAGAAATCGCCGAGTTCGTCTCCTCCCCCCTGGACGTTGAACAGGTGGAAATCTATCAGGGCGGGACCTTTGGCGAAGGCCTTACCCCCTTTTATACCGTATTGGCGATCTGGGTAGGGGTCCTGCTGCTTTGTGCCTTTTTAACCGTTCACTGCAATGATCTGGAGAACCACAAGCTGAACCTGAAACAAAAGCATTTTGGAAAAATGACCCTGTTTTTGATCTTATCCCTCATTCAGTCCACCATCATCACCTTGGGAGATGTCTTCATCCTGGGGGTCAAACCGGCCGACTTTGGCTTGATGATGTTTTTCAGTATTTTGTGCTCCATCACCTTTGTAGTCATCATCTTTACCCTGGTTTCCTTATTCGGCAATGTGGGCAAAGCCATTGTGGTCATCATTATGGTCTTTCAGATTGCCGGCGCAGGCGGAATTTACCCCATCCAGACCAACCCCCGCATCTTTGGGCTCCTCCATCCCCTGTGGCCCTTTACTTACGGCATCAACGGCTTTCGTGAAGCCATTGCAGGTTCCAATTGGGCAAGCGTGCGCTTGAATGCCTCCGCTCTGCTGGGCTTCATTCTCGTCTTTTTGCCCCTGGCCGCTTTAAAAAAGCCCTTCCATAAGATCGGTGAATTTCTGGAGAAAAAATATAAAGAAGCCGGAATTTAA